The following are encoded in a window of Paenibacillus polymyxa genomic DNA:
- the nrdG gene encoding anaerobic ribonucleoside-triphosphate reductase activating protein has translation MNLCGYIPESLNEGYGLRSVVFISGCRHACPGCFNPESWSFRAGEPFTPQRQQEVIRDIMENPLLDGLTLCGGDPFFSAAECSQFVRDFREACPDRTVWAYTGFVYEDLLTDQERQELALLCDVIVDGRFVEQQKDLTLPFRGSRNQRLVDVKASIQAGYTVSLT, from the coding sequence GTGAATTTGTGTGGCTACATTCCGGAATCTCTGAACGAAGGATACGGCCTGCGCTCCGTTGTGTTCATTAGCGGTTGCCGTCATGCCTGTCCTGGATGCTTTAATCCAGAGTCATGGAGCTTCCGTGCAGGCGAGCCATTCACCCCCCAACGACAACAGGAGGTCATTCGTGACATCATGGAAAATCCGTTGTTGGATGGACTGACTCTCTGCGGGGGAGACCCGTTTTTCTCAGCAGCAGAATGCTCGCAATTTGTGCGTGACTTCCGCGAAGCCTGTCCCGACCGAACCGTGTGGGCTTACACTGGCTTTGTCTATGAAGATCTACTCACAGATCAGGAGCGACAGGAACTGGCGCTTTTGTGCGATGTGATTGTGGACGGTCGTTTTGTAGAACAGCAAAAGGACCTGACCCTTCCCTTCCGGGGCAGTCGCAACCAGCGTCTGGTAGATGTGAAAGCCAGTATTCAGGCAGG